In Natrinema amylolyticum, the DNA window ACAACTGGATGGAACTGGCCTTCGGCGAGGAGATCGCTGACGAGGACTACACCGCTATCGCCAACGAGCTGATCGCCATCCACGGCGGTCTCTACGAGGGATTCAAGCAGGCCGCGATCCACGGCGAAGAGGCCCTCGAAGACACCGACCTCGACGACGACGAGATCGAATCGATCGTCGATACGGCCCGCGAGAACGTCTCGGTGCCGTACGTCAACGTCACCGGCTACGTCGACCTCGAGAATCCGACCGAGACCGGCGTCGACGGCATCCGTGAGGCTCTCGAGGCGGCCGAAGGGAACGGCGAGGTGCCCGACGAAGTCGATCTCGAAGTGAGCTACGTCGGCGCACCCGAGTACCGAATCAAAGTTCGAGCGCCCAACTACAAGACCGCCGAATCCAACCTCGAGGAG includes these proteins:
- a CDS encoding translation initiation factor IF-2 subunit alpha; amino-acid sequence: MKYSGWPDPGELVVGKIDEIEDFGVFVDLEEYEDKRGLIHISEVASGWIKNVRDHVREGQIVVCKVLDVDEGSQQIDLSLKDVNDHQRSDKIQEWKNEQKADNWMELAFGEEIADEDYTAIANELIAIHGGLYEGFKQAAIHGEEALEDTDLDDDEIESIVDTARENVSVPYVNVTGYVDLENPTETGVDGIREALEAAEGNGEVPDEVDLEVSYVGAPEYRIKVRAPNYKTAESNLEESAQRAVSAIEGHGGTGEYHRERRTDDE